The proteins below come from a single Peromyscus eremicus chromosome 22, PerEre_H2_v1, whole genome shotgun sequence genomic window:
- the Ubxn2a gene encoding UBX domain-containing protein 2A, translating to MKEVDNLDSIKEDWVCETGPPDNQPLNDNQQRNCDYFVDSLFEEAEKVGAKCLSPTEQKKQVDVNIKLWKNGFTVNDDFRSYSDGASQQFLNSIKKGELPSELRGIFDKEEVDVKVEDKKNEVCMSTKPVFQPFSGQGHRLGSATPKIVSKAKSIEVENKSALSAVSLNTLEPITRIQIWLANGERTVQRFNVSHRVSHIKDFIEKYQGSQRSPPFALATALPFLRLLDETLTLEEAELQNAVIIQRLQQTAEPFRKL from the exons ggTTTGTGAAACAGGACCTCCTGACAATCAGCCCCTCAATGATAATCAGCAAAGGAACTGTGACTATTTTGTTGACAGCCTttttgaggaagcagagaaggttGGTGCCAAATGCTTGTCCCCCACTGAACAGAAGAAACAG GTAGatgtaaatataaaattgtgGAAAAATGGATTCACAGTCAATGATGACTTTAGAAGTTACTCTGACGGTGCAAGTCAGCAGTTTCTGAACTCCATCAAAAAGGG ggAATTACCTTCAGAATTACGGggaatttttgataaagaagaggTGGATGTTAAAGttgaagataaaaaaaatgaagtatgtaTGTCTACAAAGCCCGTGTTCCAGCCCTTCTCAGGACAGGGTCACAGACTAGGAAG TGCTACACCAAAAATCGTTTCTAAAGCAAAGAGTATCGAAGTTGAAAATAAAAGTGCTCTGTCTGCTGTTTCACTGAACACCTTGGAGCCCATCACCAGGATCCAGATCTGGTTGGCCAACGGGGAAAGGACTGTCCAAAGATTTAATGTTTCTCATAG GGTGAGCCACATCAAAGACTTCATTGAAAAATACCAAGGATCTCAGAGAAGCCCCCCCTTTGCCCTGGCAACGGCTCTTCCTTTTCTCAGACTTCTGGATGAGACGCTGAcattggaagaagcagaattaCAGAATGCTGTAATCATTCAGAGACTCCAGCAAACCGCGGAGCCTTTTAGAAAACTCTGA